In Candidatus Alcyoniella australis, one genomic interval encodes:
- a CDS encoding ImmA/IrrE family metallo-endopeptidase codes for MIRVQVPPELLIWACKRAGLDVDSLSQKGSFRKLPDWISGEARPTLKQLEVFAKATHAPFGYFFLQEPPKESVPIPDLRTVGNQYIGHPSPDLLDTIYICQQRQEWYRDFARTMGNVPLPFVGSDTVKSDVIQVAENIRQSLGFSVEQRRNMSTWTDALRHFIGQADSFGIMVMVSGIVGSNTRRPLDPQEFRGFALSDPLAPLVFINGKDTKAAQMFTLAHELAHIWLGESALSDVTPTTMPSRAVEAWCNKVAAELLVPIADLLQAYKSKNDLRMEMDRLARRFKVSTLVILRRLHDAAKLSRDEYWNIYDDELERLRAIAASKGKGGDFYLSLPARVSKRFARAIVISTLEGQTLHRDAFRLLGFRQLATFHELGHQLGVA; via the coding sequence ATGATTCGCGTTCAAGTTCCACCAGAGTTGCTCATTTGGGCCTGTAAACGTGCCGGGCTGGATGTTGATTCGTTGTCGCAAAAGGGGTCTTTTCGCAAGCTCCCGGACTGGATAAGCGGAGAGGCGCGCCCGACCCTTAAGCAGCTTGAGGTCTTCGCAAAGGCGACCCATGCACCCTTTGGATATTTTTTTCTACAAGAACCTCCGAAAGAATCCGTTCCCATCCCTGACCTTCGTACTGTCGGGAATCAGTATATCGGGCATCCGAGCCCCGACCTCCTGGATACCATCTATATATGCCAGCAACGTCAAGAGTGGTATCGCGATTTCGCGCGAACAATGGGAAACGTACCGCTGCCCTTTGTTGGTTCCGACACCGTAAAATCCGACGTAATACAGGTTGCAGAGAATATCCGACAGTCGCTTGGCTTCAGCGTGGAGCAGCGCCGTAATATGTCCACTTGGACCGATGCCTTGCGCCATTTCATCGGACAGGCAGACTCTTTCGGCATCATGGTCATGGTGAGTGGAATTGTGGGCAGCAATACACGTCGCCCGCTTGATCCGCAGGAATTTCGCGGATTTGCGCTTTCCGACCCCTTGGCTCCTTTAGTTTTTATCAACGGAAAGGACACCAAGGCGGCGCAGATGTTCACCCTTGCCCACGAGCTGGCTCATATCTGGCTTGGGGAATCCGCACTGTCCGATGTCACTCCGACAACGATGCCTTCCCGTGCTGTGGAGGCCTGGTGCAATAAGGTGGCTGCCGAGCTGCTGGTTCCAATTGCCGATCTTCTACAGGCTTATAAAAGCAAGAACGACCTGCGTATGGAAATGGACCGCCTAGCGCGTCGGTTTAAAGTCAGCACGCTTGTGATTCTCAGAAGGCTCCATGATGCGGCCAAGCTGTCCCGAGATGAATATTGGAATATCTACGACGATGAGTTGGAAAGGCTTCGTGCAATTGCAGCCTCTAAAGGCAAAGGGGGCGATTTCTATTTATCTTTACCTGCCCGGGTAAGCAAACGCTTTGCACGGGCCATTGTTATTAGCACTTTGGAAGGCCAGACGCTGCATCGCGATGCGTTTCGTTTACTGGGCTTTCGTCAGCTGGCGACATTTCATGAGCTTGGTCATCAATTAGGGGTTGCTTGA
- a CDS encoding DUF4411 family protein, producing the protein MAYILDANVFIQAKNLHYGFDFCPAFWDWLIENNTKNKVFSIEKVGDEIHAGNDELATWAAQRGTGFFLKPDSAMLSALGEASNWAVGQDYDPAAVNTFFQVADYYLVAFALAHGHTVVTHEVAAPSIKKIKIPNACIGLNVKCISPYEMLRTERARFVLGPNR; encoded by the coding sequence ATGGCCTATATTCTTGACGCGAACGTGTTCATCCAGGCGAAGAATCTCCATTATGGGTTTGATTTTTGCCCGGCGTTTTGGGATTGGCTTATTGAAAACAATACGAAAAACAAGGTTTTTAGCATCGAGAAAGTCGGCGACGAAATCCACGCCGGTAATGATGAGCTTGCGACATGGGCGGCGCAACGAGGCACAGGGTTTTTTCTGAAACCAGACTCAGCCATGTTGTCTGCGCTGGGCGAGGCAAGCAATTGGGCGGTGGGACAGGATTACGATCCCGCAGCGGTGAATACCTTTTTTCAGGTAGCAGACTATTATCTGGTGGCCTTCGCACTTGCTCACGGACATACGGTTGTAACCCATGAAGTAGCTGCTCCATCTATTAAAAAGATTAAGATACCTAACGCCTGCATTGGTTTGAATGTAAAGTGTATTAGCCCCTATGAAATGTTGCGCACAGAGCGCGCCCGCTTCGTTCTTGGACCAAACAGATGA
- a CDS encoding PIN domain-containing protein — protein sequence MSATVVFLFADTNLFLQCLPLKQLDWSPWSAFNEVNLIISSPVLREIDQLKLRGNDRPGSRARSTSSLLRQITRGEQPYLVKESDPCVKLLIKAECAPSTDLEDRLDYNERDHQLIGTVHKFAAENPDDEVCLLTHDTIPLVMAQSLGLATAMIPDNWLLPPEKSKDEKRIIKLESELTRLKNSEPQFQINCLNADGEKIEKLDYGLVSHTPLIEEQVQELMQRIEKFFPPETDFSSLETPIHGLKKRLYSPLTDADIANYHEQVYPEWLSQCEDILRHHHEALRRQSKPPVFCFSARNTGTRPARDSLVTILAKGKKFSIMPSARSNNGDDEEVAREQNNLELPLPPCAPRGIWRMTRANGIKAIRPLYQLRSALRQPLHDRNAFYYKTERDTNSRSSFRLECEQWRHEDVDEKFEGEFCIDEDVNEVCGALEFRIQAENLSTTASMCVPVYIRITRPSAYESAEKLVSRLIEKAGR from the coding sequence ATGAGTGCAACAGTAGTCTTCCTTTTTGCCGACACAAATCTCTTTCTCCAGTGCCTACCACTGAAGCAACTAGATTGGTCCCCGTGGTCGGCCTTCAATGAAGTGAACTTGATCATTTCAAGTCCGGTTCTGCGTGAGATCGACCAACTGAAACTCAGAGGCAACGACCGCCCAGGAAGCCGTGCTAGGTCTACATCGAGTCTGTTGCGGCAAATTACGAGAGGAGAACAGCCCTACCTCGTAAAGGAAAGCGACCCCTGCGTGAAGCTGCTCATCAAGGCAGAATGCGCACCTAGCACCGACCTTGAAGATCGCCTAGACTATAATGAGCGTGACCACCAACTGATCGGAACGGTTCATAAGTTCGCAGCAGAAAATCCTGATGATGAAGTTTGCCTATTGACACACGATACAATTCCTCTGGTTATGGCCCAGTCCCTCGGCCTTGCAACCGCTATGATCCCCGATAACTGGCTTTTACCGCCAGAAAAATCAAAAGATGAAAAAAGGATTATAAAACTCGAAAGCGAGCTAACCCGGCTGAAAAATTCTGAGCCGCAATTTCAGATAAACTGCTTGAACGCCGATGGTGAAAAAATCGAGAAGCTCGATTATGGGCTCGTGAGTCATACGCCTTTGATTGAAGAACAGGTTCAGGAGTTGATGCAACGAATAGAGAAATTCTTTCCCCCCGAAACGGACTTCAGCTCGCTCGAGACTCCGATTCATGGCCTGAAGAAGAGGTTGTATTCGCCGTTAACAGATGCCGATATAGCCAATTACCATGAACAAGTTTACCCGGAGTGGCTTAGCCAATGTGAAGATATACTACGGCATCATCACGAAGCCCTTAGGCGACAATCGAAGCCTCCAGTTTTCTGTTTTTCAGCGCGCAACACCGGTACCCGACCCGCAAGAGACTCCCTTGTTACGATACTGGCAAAGGGCAAGAAGTTTTCGATCATGCCTTCTGCCAGGAGCAATAACGGGGACGACGAAGAAGTCGCGAGAGAGCAGAACAATTTGGAACTGCCGCTGCCACCGTGTGCGCCTCGTGGCATTTGGAGAATGACTAGAGCCAATGGGATAAAAGCTATTCGGCCGCTATATCAACTACGTTCCGCATTGCGTCAACCTCTGCATGATCGGAACGCCTTCTATTACAAGACAGAACGGGACACAAATTCGAGGTCTTCTTTCCGTCTTGAGTGCGAACAATGGCGCCATGAGGATGTAGATGAAAAATTTGAAGGAGAGTTCTGTATTGACGAAGACGTGAATGAGGTATGTGGTGCTTTGGAATTCCGAATACAGGCAGAGAACCTCTCAACAACGGCGTCGATGTGCGTTCCGGTCTACATCCGAATAACTCGCCCTAGTGCCTATGAAAGCGCGGAAAAATTAGTCTCACGGCTCATTGAAAAGGCCGGTAGGTAA